In Pseudomonas fakonensis, one DNA window encodes the following:
- the parE gene encoding DNA topoisomerase IV subunit B — protein MANPSASAYNADAIEVLSGLDPVRKRPGMYTDTSRPNHLAQEVIDNSVDEALAGHARSVQVILHADHSLEVCDDGRGMPVDIHPEEGVSGVELILTKLHAGGKFSNKNYQFSGGLHGVGISVVNALSTQVRVRVKRDGNEYQMTFADGFKASDLEVVGTVGKRNTGTSVYFSPDPKYFDSPKFSISRLKHVLKAKAVLCPGLSISFEDKGTGEKIEWHYEDGLRSYLVDSVSEFQRLPDEPFCGSLAGNKEAVDWALLWLPEGGDSIQESYVNLIPTAQGGTHVNGLRQGLLDAMREFCEFRNLLPRGVKLAPEDVWERICFVLSMKMQEPQFSGQTKERLSSREAAAFVSGVVKDAFSLWLNAHPEVGMQLAELAISNAGRRLKASKKVERKRITQGPALPGKLADCAGQDPMRAELFLVEGDSAGGSAKQARDKEFQAILPLRGKILNTWEVDGGEVLASQEVHNIAVAIGVDPGATDLSQLRYGKVCILADADSDGLHIATLLCALFVQHFRPLVEAGHVYVAMPPLYRIDLGKEIYYALDEAERDGILDRLVAEKKRGKPQVTRFKGLGEMNPPQLRETTMDPNTRRLVQLTLDDLQGTTEIMDMLLAKKRAGDRKNWLETKGNLAEVLV, from the coding sequence ATGGCCAATCCCAGCGCTAGCGCCTATAACGCAGACGCCATCGAAGTCCTCTCGGGCCTTGACCCGGTCCGCAAGCGGCCGGGCATGTACACCGACACCAGCCGGCCCAACCACCTGGCCCAGGAAGTCATCGACAACAGCGTCGACGAAGCCCTGGCCGGCCACGCCCGCTCGGTGCAGGTGATCCTGCACGCCGACCACTCGCTGGAAGTGTGCGACGACGGTCGCGGCATGCCGGTGGACATCCACCCCGAAGAGGGCGTGTCGGGTGTCGAGCTGATCCTCACCAAGCTGCACGCCGGCGGCAAGTTTTCCAACAAGAACTACCAGTTCTCCGGTGGCCTGCACGGCGTGGGCATTTCGGTGGTCAACGCCCTGTCGACCCAGGTACGCGTGCGCGTCAAGCGTGACGGCAACGAGTACCAGATGACCTTCGCCGATGGCTTCAAGGCCAGCGACCTGGAGGTGGTGGGCACGGTAGGCAAGCGCAACACCGGTACCAGCGTGTACTTCAGCCCCGACCCCAAGTACTTCGATTCGCCGAAGTTTTCCATCAGCCGCCTCAAGCATGTGCTCAAGGCCAAGGCCGTGCTGTGCCCGGGGCTGTCGATCAGCTTCGAAGACAAAGGCACCGGCGAGAAGATCGAGTGGCACTACGAGGACGGCCTGCGTTCGTACCTGGTCGACTCGGTCAGCGAGTTCCAGCGCCTGCCCGACGAGCCGTTCTGCGGGAGCCTTGCCGGTAACAAGGAGGCGGTCGACTGGGCCCTTTTGTGGCTGCCCGAAGGCGGCGACAGCATCCAGGAAAGCTACGTCAACCTGATCCCCACCGCCCAGGGCGGCACCCATGTCAACGGCCTGCGCCAGGGCCTGCTGGATGCCATGCGCGAGTTCTGCGAGTTCCGCAACCTGCTGCCGCGCGGCGTGAAGCTGGCCCCCGAGGATGTGTGGGAGCGCATCTGCTTCGTGCTGTCGATGAAAATGCAGGAGCCGCAGTTCTCGGGCCAGACCAAAGAGCGCCTGTCCTCCCGCGAGGCGGCGGCGTTCGTCTCGGGTGTGGTCAAGGACGCCTTCAGCCTGTGGCTCAACGCCCACCCCGAAGTGGGCATGCAACTGGCCGAGCTGGCCATCAGCAACGCCGGCCGGCGCCTGAAGGCCAGCAAGAAGGTCGAGCGCAAGCGCATCACCCAGGGCCCGGCACTGCCCGGCAAGCTGGCTGACTGCGCAGGCCAGGACCCGATGCGCGCCGAGCTGTTCCTGGTCGAGGGTGACTCGGCCGGCGGCTCGGCCAAGCAGGCGCGGGACAAGGAATTCCAGGCGATCCTGCCGCTGCGCGGCAAGATCCTCAACACTTGGGAAGTCGACGGCGGCGAAGTGCTGGCCAGCCAGGAAGTGCACAACATCGCCGTGGCCATTGGCGTCGACCCGGGCGCCACCGACCTGTCGCAGCTGCGCTATGGCAAGGTGTGCATCCTCGCCGACGCCGACTCCGACGGCCTGCACATCGCCACCTTGCTGTGCGCGCTGTTCGTCCAGCACTTCCGCCCGCTGGTGGAAGCAGGTCATGTGTACGTGGCCATGCCGCCGCTGTACCGCATCGACCTGGGCAAGGAAATCTACTACGCCCTGGACGAAGCCGAACGCGACGGCATTCTCGACCGCTTGGTGGCCGAGAAGAAACGCGGCAAGCCGCAGGTCACCCGATTCAAGGGCCTGGGCGAGATGAACCCGCCACAGCTGCGCGAAACCACCATGGACCCGAACACCCGCCGGCTGGTCCAGCTCACCCTGGATGACCTGCAGGGCACCACCGAAATCATGGACATGCTGCTGGCCAAAAAACGTGCGGGCGACCGCAAGAACTGGCTGGAGACCAAGGGCAACCTGGCCGAGGTTCTGGTTTGA
- a CDS encoding YqiA/YcfP family alpha/beta fold hydrolase, whose amino-acid sequence MSGSILYIHGFNSSPLSTKARQLEAVMGQLGLADRLRVPALHHHPRQAMQQLEAAITELGAPLLVGSSLGGYYATHLAERYGLKALLVNPAVAPHRLFDGYLGTQRNLYTDEAWELTHDHVDALAELEVPPPVDAARYQVWLQTADETLDYRQAQRYYQACALRIQAGGDHSYQGFAAQLPALLAFAGIARGQYAALDFSVF is encoded by the coding sequence ATGTCGGGTTCCATCCTCTATATCCATGGTTTCAACAGCTCGCCGCTGTCGACCAAGGCGCGCCAGCTCGAGGCGGTCATGGGCCAGCTTGGCCTGGCCGACCGGCTGCGCGTGCCGGCCCTGCACCACCACCCGCGCCAGGCCATGCAACAACTCGAAGCGGCCATCACCGAGCTGGGCGCGCCCTTGCTGGTCGGCAGCTCCCTGGGCGGCTACTATGCCACCCACCTGGCCGAGCGCTATGGGCTCAAGGCCCTGCTGGTCAACCCGGCAGTCGCCCCGCACCGGCTGTTCGACGGCTACCTCGGCACCCAGCGCAACCTCTATACCGACGAAGCCTGGGAGCTGACCCACGATCATGTGGATGCCCTGGCCGAGCTTGAGGTGCCGCCGCCGGTGGATGCCGCCCGCTATCAAGTGTGGTTGCAGACCGCCGATGAAACACTGGACTATCGCCAGGCCCAGCGTTATTACCAGGCCTGTGCCCTGCGTATCCAGGCCGGTGGCGACCACAGCTACCAGGGCTTTGCCGCGCAGCTGCCGGCACTGCTGGCCTTCGCCGGTATTGCCCGCGGGCAGTATGCGGCGCTGGATTTTTCTGTATTTTGA
- the cpdA gene encoding 3',5'-cyclic-AMP phosphodiesterase, which yields MPQQHSFPSPVHVVQLTDAHLFADPAGSLLGLKTRESLAHVIGQVRREQLRIDLLLCTGDLSQDASVASYEAFRDLTAVFDAPTRWLPGNHDEAQVMAALAPELVQAVTDIGAWRIVMLDSAVLGSTFGLLAEGQLQVLDEALATAGERHCLLCCHHQPVDIGCAWMAPIGLRNADALLARVKSYPQVKAVLWGHVHQHWDQLRDGVRYLATPSTCIQFAPGSEEFKVSDEQPGYRWLRLHDDGRLDTGVERALDYVVTLDFDSPGY from the coding sequence TTGCCGCAACAACATTCTTTCCCGTCACCCGTCCATGTGGTGCAACTGACCGACGCTCACCTGTTCGCCGACCCGGCAGGCAGCCTGCTGGGCCTGAAAACCCGCGAAAGCCTGGCCCACGTGATCGGCCAGGTGCGCCGCGAGCAGCTGCGCATCGACCTGCTGCTGTGCACCGGTGACTTGTCCCAGGATGCCAGCGTGGCTTCTTATGAAGCCTTTCGCGATTTGACCGCGGTGTTCGACGCACCGACGCGCTGGCTGCCGGGCAACCATGACGAGGCGCAGGTGATGGCTGCCCTGGCGCCGGAACTGGTGCAGGCTGTGACCGACATCGGCGCCTGGCGCATCGTCATGCTCGACTCGGCAGTACTGGGTTCGACCTTTGGCCTGTTGGCGGAGGGCCAGTTGCAAGTGCTGGACGAGGCCCTGGCCACCGCCGGCGAGCGCCACTGCCTGCTGTGCTGCCACCACCAGCCGGTGGATATCGGCTGCGCCTGGATGGCGCCGATCGGCTTGCGCAATGCCGACGCGCTGCTGGCGCGGGTAAAAAGTTACCCACAGGTCAAGGCGGTGCTGTGGGGGCATGTGCACCAGCATTGGGACCAGTTGCGCGATGGCGTGCGCTACCTGGCGACGCCGTCGACCTGCATCCAGTTCGCCCCGGGCAGCGAGGAATTCAAGGTCAGTGACGAACAGCCGGGCTACCGCTGGTTGCGCCTGCACGATGACGGGCGGTTGGACACCGGCGTGGAGCGGGCGCTGGATTACGTGGTGACGCTGGACTTCGACAGCCCGGGTTATTGA
- a CDS encoding DUF1249 domain-containing protein: MEVNLLRERYRVDLVGLQSACEANYARLMRLLPDMRTTQSSRRIGMTQGDQMLGVLVLEVALACPYTTTLKVRQEHSLPWLPVPELEVQVYHDARMAEVVSAEHTRRLRSIYPYPNTAMHQPDEKAQLNLFLGEWLSHCLACGHELEAVR, translated from the coding sequence GTGGAAGTGAACCTGCTACGCGAGCGCTATCGGGTCGACCTGGTCGGGCTGCAGTCGGCTTGCGAGGCCAACTACGCCCGGCTGATGCGCCTGCTGCCGGATATGCGCACCACGCAAAGCTCGCGGCGCATCGGCATGACCCAGGGCGACCAGATGCTCGGCGTGCTGGTGCTGGAAGTGGCGCTTGCCTGCCCGTACACCACTACATTGAAAGTGCGCCAGGAGCACAGCCTGCCGTGGTTGCCGGTACCGGAGCTGGAGGTGCAGGTGTACCACGACGCGCGCATGGCCGAGGTGGTCAGTGCCGAGCACACCCGCCGGCTGCGCAGCATCTACCCGTACCCCAATACCGCCATGCACCAGCCGGACGAAAAGGCCCAGCTCAACCTGTTCCTCGGTGAATGGCTGAGCCACTGCCTGGCCTGCGGCCATGAGCTGGAAGCGGTGCGTTAA
- a CDS encoding NUDIX domain-containing protein — protein MTDTLNTAPTQVEIAKREQLFKGFYKLDKLHLRHELFAGGMSREFTRELFVRHDAVCVLPYDPQRDEVVLIEQFRVGAMGKVANPWLIEMVAGLIDKDEQPEEVAHREAEEEAGLTFSALWPMTKYFPSPGGSDEYVHLFLGRCVSDGAGGLHGLEEESEDIRVRVWSFEDALQAVRDGRICNAAAIIGLQWLALNRDEVRGMWK, from the coding sequence ATGACGGACACGTTGAATACGGCACCGACTCAGGTCGAGATCGCCAAGCGCGAGCAGCTGTTCAAGGGCTTTTACAAGCTCGACAAGCTGCACCTGCGCCATGAGCTGTTCGCCGGTGGCATGAGCCGCGAGTTCACCCGCGAGCTGTTCGTGCGCCACGACGCCGTGTGCGTGCTGCCCTACGACCCGCAACGCGACGAGGTGGTGCTGATCGAGCAGTTTCGCGTCGGTGCCATGGGCAAGGTGGCCAACCCCTGGCTGATCGAGATGGTCGCCGGGCTGATCGACAAGGACGAGCAACCCGAGGAAGTCGCCCACCGCGAAGCCGAGGAAGAAGCCGGCCTGACCTTCAGCGCGCTGTGGCCGATGACCAAGTACTTCCCGTCACCGGGCGGCAGCGACGAGTACGTGCACCTGTTCCTGGGCCGTTGCGTCAGTGACGGCGCCGGCGGCCTGCACGGCCTGGAAGAGGAGAGCGAAGACATTCGCGTACGGGTGTGGTCGTTCGAAGACGCCTTGCAGGCGGTACGTGACGGGCGCATCTGCAACGCTGCGGCCATCATCGGCCTGCAATGGCTGGCGCTGAACCGTGACGAAGTTCGAGGTATGTGGAAGTGA
- a CDS encoding RsiV family protein translates to MTLVKLTSVAVLALALGACQSLFTPNYRAPLEVKRDAWEHIKPGCSESDCPLVNIDTVHFPALPKLDAIVEKRLLQLTEDNQRGTPPASLQAYEQQYLARADKRNSSYLQAKVREQHDGLVIVELSSYLDTGGAHGMPGRGFINYSRKLDKVLTLDDMLLPGQQETFWKTVEESHRAWQISTGVDKDPEFVKTWPFKRSAHIALTYGAVVVKYEVYAIAPYSMGHVELKIPYPRLNGMLRPELFPGRG, encoded by the coding sequence ATGACCCTCGTCAAACTGACTTCCGTGGCCGTACTGGCGCTAGCCCTAGGCGCCTGCCAAAGCCTGTTCACTCCCAACTACCGGGCCCCGCTGGAGGTCAAGCGCGACGCCTGGGAGCACATCAAGCCTGGCTGCAGCGAAAGCGACTGCCCGCTGGTGAACATCGACACCGTGCACTTCCCGGCCCTGCCCAAGCTCGACGCGATCGTCGAAAAACGCCTGCTGCAACTGACCGAGGACAACCAGCGCGGTACCCCGCCGGCCTCGTTGCAGGCGTATGAACAGCAGTACCTGGCGCGTGCCGACAAGCGCAACAGCAGCTACCTGCAAGCCAAGGTACGCGAACAGCATGACGGCCTGGTGATCGTCGAATTGTCGAGCTACCTCGACACCGGCGGCGCCCACGGCATGCCCGGGCGCGGCTTCATCAACTATTCACGCAAGCTGGACAAGGTACTGACCCTGGACGACATGCTGCTGCCCGGGCAGCAGGAGACTTTCTGGAAGACCGTCGAGGAGTCCCACCGCGCCTGGCAGATCAGCACCGGCGTGGACAAGGACCCCGAGTTCGTCAAGACCTGGCCGTTCAAGCGCTCGGCGCACATCGCCCTGACCTACGGCGCGGTGGTGGTGAAGTACGAGGTGTACGCCATCGCGCCCTACTCCATGGGCCACGTCGAGCTGAAAATCCCCTACCCGCGCCTGAACGGTATGCTCAGGCCCGAGCTGTTTCCCGGCCGCGGCTGA
- the cytX gene encoding putative hydroxymethylpyrimidine transporter CytX, with protein MTTPSHFSPDHPVPAHQRQFGARDLFSLWFSLGIGLMVLQVGGLLAPGLGLAGSILAIVLGTAVGVLLLASAGVIGSDTGLSAMATLRLTLGSHGARLPALLNLLQLVGWGSFEIIVMRDAASLLGARAFGEGSGWSSPLLWTLCFGALATLLAVSGPLAFVRKVLRKWGIWLLLGACLWLTWNLFAKADLADLWRRPGDGSLSLALGFDIVIAMPLSWLPLIADYSRFGQRASRVFGGTALGFFIGNAWLMSLGVAYTLAFAPSGEVNALLLALAGAGLGIPLLLILLDESENAFADIHSAAVSTGLLVKAKVEHLALAIGVLCTLVALLAPLAQYQNFLLLIGSVFAPLFGVVLMDHFVIRRRRLPTRVDGLHWQALLAWAVGVATYHLLAAEAPELGATLPALLLAGVLHGLLSLSRGRETARA; from the coding sequence ATGACAACTCCCAGCCACTTCTCCCCCGACCACCCGGTCCCTGCCCACCAGCGCCAGTTCGGCGCCCGTGACCTGTTCTCGCTATGGTTCTCCCTGGGCATCGGCCTCATGGTGCTGCAGGTTGGCGGCCTGCTGGCGCCGGGGTTGGGCCTGGCCGGGTCGATCCTGGCGATCGTGCTGGGCACCGCGGTGGGCGTGCTGCTGTTGGCCTCGGCCGGGGTGATCGGCAGCGACACCGGCCTGTCGGCCATGGCCACCTTGCGCCTGACCCTGGGCAGCCACGGCGCGCGCCTGCCGGCGTTGCTCAACCTGCTGCAACTGGTGGGCTGGGGTTCGTTCGAAATCATCGTCATGCGCGATGCCGCAAGCCTGTTGGGCGCGCGGGCCTTCGGCGAGGGCAGCGGCTGGAGCAGCCCGTTGCTGTGGACCTTGTGCTTCGGCGCGCTGGCTACCTTGCTGGCGGTCAGCGGGCCGCTGGCGTTCGTGCGCAAGGTGCTGCGCAAATGGGGTATCTGGCTGTTGCTCGGCGCTTGCCTGTGGCTCACCTGGAACTTGTTCGCCAAGGCCGACCTTGCCGACCTGTGGCGCCGCCCAGGGGATGGCTCGCTGTCGCTGGCGCTGGGTTTTGACATCGTCATCGCCATGCCGCTGTCGTGGCTGCCGCTGATCGCCGACTATTCGCGTTTTGGCCAGCGCGCCAGCCGGGTGTTCGGCGGCACGGCGCTGGGCTTCTTCATTGGCAACGCCTGGCTGATGAGCCTGGGCGTGGCCTACACCCTGGCCTTCGCCCCAAGTGGCGAAGTGAATGCGCTGCTGCTGGCGCTGGCCGGCGCCGGGCTGGGCATCCCGCTGCTGCTGATTCTGCTGGATGAATCGGAAAACGCCTTTGCCGACATTCACTCGGCGGCGGTGTCCACCGGGCTGCTGGTCAAAGCCAAGGTCGAGCACCTGGCCTTGGCCATCGGTGTGCTGTGCACCCTGGTCGCGCTACTGGCGCCACTGGCCCAGTACCAGAACTTCCTGTTGCTGATCGGTTCGGTGTTCGCGCCGCTGTTCGGCGTGGTGCTGATGGACCACTTCGTGATCCGCCGCCGGCGTCTGCCGACGCGGGTCGACGGGCTGCACTGGCAGGCGCTGCTGGCCTGGGCGGTGGGGGTGGCCACTTATCACCTGTTGGCGGCCGAGGCGCCGGAGCTTGGGGCGACCCTGCCGGCACTGCTGCTGGCAGGGGTGCTGCACGGGCTGCTATCGCTCAGCCGCGGCCGGGAAACAGCTCGGGCCTGA